The Primulina huaijiensis isolate GDHJ02 chromosome 6, ASM1229523v2, whole genome shotgun sequence genomic sequence cgactacaatgcatcgactcctatatgtttcgacagaacacccaaccttgccacctgatgaccccatgagagtcggtaaacaagtcaaagtgtaattctagcacatagagtctcaatgttgtcccgggtcataaggactaatggtgtacaaccataaactaggacttttccactcgataagtgagaaccacttggaaagtcctttaatggagggttgttcagtgcactctaccaggagcacctatctgcatgctcggacatcacaatgtcccctaccaatgaaacatggtactcacatcgcagatactagtctcaagctcgagcggcctatatccttcttagcggcggctgaatcgactaggaaccgtttagaatatacagtattccaaatatgagtttcatgatactcatcatatgagcatctcatattctttctactatttgtatattcaagggctttatctatgcaactagcatgggtatacagataaagatgtgccaaaacaataatttcaaatattattaaaataaagattgcttatacatagagtttcattgtgaacactcggccaacacttggctcgacggacacctactctaacaattaaGAATATGAAGAACTTGATAAAAATGACAAATAGAATGCTCTATAGCTTACCAGTTCAGCCTCCAAGCCGATGTAACCTTTGCGAGACATTCTGTGGTGATATTTACAATGCATAgtccttttttttgtttttcgtgAGTAACCTACATCATTGTGTTCTTCAGTTAAGTATGGAAATTATTAATTCTTaaagaaaacatgaaaattcTTAAAGTACCTCCCATGATGGATCTAGTCTCGCATCCACAAATGCTTTCCAATCTGCTATTGGGAGCTGATACTGACTTGGTGGAGAAATCaacttttcaagattttttcTATTCGGCCAAACAAATCTGCTAGTcaatttgtttttgaaatctcGCCACTTTTGTGCTGCTGAACTCATCATAGCAGACTCACTTTGTGGCGCTAGTTCGAATACATTCTGCAACAAAAACTATTAGTTGGTACTATTTCATATCGTATATACATACATGTTCAAATTAATATGTACATATCAGCGTATTACTCTAATCAACCAAGTTTATTGTATATGTAATCAATCCTTGATTAACAAATTCAAATGAACACCAAAATTTAATCATGTACTTACCGAGATCTCTTCCCACACTTTTTGTTTTATGTTTCTGGAACATCAGGCCAGGACATGTGGAGATATTTTTTCGTGTACTTTGTGGAGATATTTTTTCGTTGATATCATGTCATATTTGGATAAGGTCGGTGAAGAACCAGTTGTAGTGCTTCTTTAAATGTGTCAGCGAAACGATTTAGATATGAAATACATGTTTCAAATACGTATCATGTGACAAAGATGATAGTAAATGGAAATTCGGACGAAATTATTGAATTTCGAAATATGTATTTTCGTTTTATtcaatttctgaatttttttcgGTAAGTTGGATCAAACTTCCGCGCATTCAAGTATCGCTGAATCGTCCTTCTATATATGCTTAACTTCCTAATTGCGATACATGTGATATTGTAATATAAGGCATGTAGAATGTacacatgtttatcctatctATTTATGAAATATGAGTCCAAGGAAAGACTCGAATAAAGTTCTTTAATGGATCATATTCGGGAATCACTtgatcaagatatatatatatatatatatatatataagaaccAAAATTAATAACATAAGTAAATACATagctaaaattaaataatgcaatATTTACGCTGAATCTTCCAAGACCATATATACTAATATGCTTGGTAACACATCCACCAAATTCTCTATTATAGTCCCTTGCAATCATTTTGTCAATGACATCTcggaaacaaataaaaaatcgaaagGTAAGAGAAAAATCTTAGATCAATGAAACGtgagaaaaaaataaacttaCCAAATAGAAGAGTCTCCTCATCAACCGCATCTGCATCCAAAAGTTCACCAAAAGACTTGTATTCATACACCATTTCCGGAAATATCATCGAAAATCTAACATACATGAGTATtaatgataaaattaattttgtatttgtttGTTGTTCAACGATGACATTTTTTATGGCAAATATTTGACATTCGATAATAGGTTTCACTATTTCCATGATCGTACCCTTAATTGTTCCATGTATACGTGAATCTTACGAAATAAGGAAAATCTAAATAATACATCATAAACTCAGGAAAAAAATGTATGAAAAAATGTAATAATCTCTTGATCATGGAAGATAAATTCCAAACTTAAATCTATGTTGTTCCCATACGCAAGTGGATCATAACAACAAACCAATCGGAATTTAAGAGCCCAATTAATTTTCGAAGGGTTTACTTCAAGGATGACACTGAACAATGGaatcattttttattatgattgaaaaattattgtCTAAATGTATTAAATGATGAATAAATCATATTGTTTTAAAGAGTTTATATGTACAATTAAATACAGAAAAGTAACATAAAACCATAACTAAAATTTAATGAATTGATATCATCGATGCAAatacttaaatataatttatattttcaaatgatttcatattcaaatttgaattttaataagCATATTGAAAAGTCttcataaataatatcaatcaaaatgcctaaattaaaagttttcaAACATTTATTGCAGTATTCGTAAACATAAATGCAGTAATTTAAATGTAACTTATATTATCAAGATTTcatattcaaatttgaattttaacaaGGAAATCAAAAAAGTCCTCataaataataacaatcaaaatGCATAAATTACATATTTTCAAACGTTAATTGCAATATGCCTAAATATATATCCCgatgatttttttacttttatataATTGTCATTTTGGCGAGAACTCACTAAAaagtatataatttattttaataaatattcaatttttattatttgaagaaattgaaataaacttaatatatttgttatttaatgttactaaaattattttatgaatatGAAACTTATTTagcagaaaataaataaaaataatatatttaattatttactaaatataaattatttatataatttattttcatgtttatattcaatttataaagataattttatgatagtttcattaaataattttttaggcatataaaacatttttagtatttaccATGCCATTAATCTGAGTTATTATAAATTGAactaatcatttaataaatttaattaagatttaattaactatttttttagttaaactaactttataattatttaagtatATGAATTTCTTATACTGGtgttttaataaatcatttgtGAAATAAAATAAGGGTAAATTGTAATAACTGTTGAAAATAAACTAATAGGAATTATTTCAAGAATATTAACTTTAGTGTGAAATTTAAATTGATGGGCTGGAGAtagatttaatatttgatacaTGAATTGCACTATGTTTTAAGTTAGTATTGcgctaaaataaaataatgagtcGAAGATAACTTAATAACAGACTTATAGTTTTTGAGTTGGGAATTGGGATTCTTCTCTTTTATTTGTGGTCTATTAAGGATATTTAAACGactagtttaaaattttagatttaaaaATGGTCTTACTTATAAgattaaactttaaaatcaaatcaaaagtTGCAATGTATACTCGTGGTTAAAAGAATTCGAGGTAAAGCTAAGTCGAAGGAAGATTAACGACTTCAGCTAGCTTATGCTTATACACATACAATAATGCCATCAGACACAAGATTTACAATATTCCTTGTGAAAATGGAATTGGGCTGTTGAAAACATGTCCAACAGCGCAAATGTAACAATTTGTGGCTATAATTACTTCTGTAATGCATTTCAACATTAATCAGGTATCAAGATTCCGATGCTTTACTGGTAATGATAGATGCATAATTGGCAATGGCGGATTCTGGCGATTGTCGAAGCTGTGCTATTAGAGGAAACAACTCTGATGAGCGAATGAATTGCCTACATTGTGGGTAAGCACACATCCTGAAAAGTGCAAATAATGCTATCTTTAAGGGTGACTCATTTAAGGCGTCCTTTCTTGGGTTCAATGCCACCTTCGAGCAATCGGCCACCACCTTTAGCAATGCCTGAAATGATAATGGTTTTTTGGTTTATGAAAAAATGTAGAGGCATGGGGATAACATCAGTACTCACAAGACAATTTCAGTGCACCCCTGTGGAATTATAGTTCCCAAGACTTCCACGTGACATAGTTATCAAGACATTGACTGATGCTATTTCTTTCCACCATTTACAGGTCATTCATACAAAAGCACCATCATTCCCACACGGTTGAAACTACAGTGAAATtgacaataaaaattgaatctaATCTTTCTTATTTATGACAGAGGATGGCCAAATATGTGTGAAACATCACACTTGAGAGGCATATTTTTTAGACAAACTGATGACCGCCAGAAGGACCAGATTGTTGTAATCTCAATGGGGAAAAGATCTGACTAACGCCAAAATGAACTAGCATGTGCAAAACAGCACCATAAGCAATATTTATCATACGAGAATGGAAGCATTTGAAAATACCTGCATGGCTCCTTTGGAAACTATGTCTTCACAAAGCAAGTTGGAGTTCCGAACAAGATTACTGAGAGCACCTGCAGCGTTTGCCTTCGTTTTATCCTCCTCATCTGAGAGGAGTAAATTTTTCAGCTGAGGGATGACTCTTCTAAGTTCTTCATACAAAGAATCGTTGTGATATGCAGCATTTCCAACCTGGAGTTCAAGACATATGCTCATTAATTAGTCTAAAACAATATCACTTGGCCACAAAACAAAATAGAGATAATGTAGTGGTGACATTGTTGAGGAATAGATTGTTGGGAATACAATACTTACTGCAAAACATGCAAACTTCCTTGTTCTTTTGTCAGGATCAGAACATCGATCAATAAGGACACCAATGATATGATGTTTTGCCTTCAAATAAAATGACAGCTAGTAAGTTACAAAAATAATTGTGACCAGACAAGAAAATGCACCACACTTTGTTGGAATCACACATCTAGAAACCTAACGTAGTGATTAATGAATGGATAGTAGATTAAGATCACAGAGCAGCAATAAATTAGAAAATACAAGTGTCCATTGGCGTTTTCATGAGTTCTATACCAGTAAACCATAGAAGTAGGAGCTATGGCGACACATATTGCCAATAGCACTGCAAGCTTTGGAGCGAATATTTGGATCTTCATGCGTTAGAAAGTGCTTCAGAGCCTCCAAGATATCTGCTGCCttgatattttcataaaataactgCAGGAACGATTGTGATCAGAAATTTCCGATGTACCTGCCTCACTGACACAATAATGAAAGTATCTGTGTATAGAAAATTAGGTAGAAATTACTATATCCACAAATGCTTTTTTTACAAGCGGATAGTTAAGGTGGTGAGATCTTCATAGTAAGAAGATATACTTATTAAACTCAGCCATGAGCTGAATAAAGAACCAATcacaaagaaaaattattttgttgccTTTTCAAGGACAAATGAGACAACCAAATCAAAGAGATATTAAGTTCAGGTTAAAGTCTGTAAGAGATcagaatgataaaaaaaaaaaaaagaacttcAGAACCTATTATTGATGAGAAACAAAAATTCGATCAACAAATGCAATACAGCTGACCaacaagtgttttttttttctggtcAGGTCAGTAAGTTTTCTGATATAGGAAGTATGTGTAGCAGAACGGACTCGATAAATAAGGCCATAAATATTGGATATCCACGTTACATTGCCATAAGCACCACAAGAAAAGTAGGAACTATAAATATTTAGCTATGcatatttttctcatttactgTATTGCTAGTTTTCTGTAAGGTAGATGAGGTATAGACAATGTGACCAGTAAAATGCCAACGAGGTATAATTTGCTATTCGAGTCTAGTTTTTTATGACACATAAGAACTTCACATAATTCATTATGTGCCAAGATGTAATTTTACAAAATTACCCAAGTAGAATTATGGAATAGAAGTACCTTATCCATACGAGCTAAATCAGAAACAATCATGAGAAAATCCACAGTGGCCTCTCTAGGGCAGGGGCCATTAAGCAACCTTCTTACTCTGGTTGGATCCAAGAAGCCTTTGCTTACTAGTTGAACCGCAAGGGGGTGTTGGTTCGATAGTTTGGAAATAAAAGCAACTGGCCTGGAAACATCTTTAATTTCCATATGGTCCAAGCAACGGAGAATGATGGCTGGCACGTCAACCTAGGACACAAAAGCAAACTGCATCATATCAACTACAAAGCCACAATTTTTCACTTCAAAAGAGTCatgaatcatttgattgaatatTTCAAATCAAGCACAAATTAATTTCACGTCATTCTGGTCATGCTTgcaagggaaaaaaaaagaaagaaatgttTCTGCATATCTAGGAAACTTGTACAATGTCCAATTAGAAGTTGATGTTTATTTCACCTAACTGGCCACACAGAACCTTTTTCCAATATAATGTGCAATTTACActtcagaagaaaaaaaatgaaagcatTCCCATCTCCATGTTCTATGGCACACGTTCTCCAAGCATTAGTCACTTTCCCAAAAGGACAGCAGTGTCACGTTTAGGTTCCGAAAATTTCCCCCCATCAAATTAGCATACAACAATATAAAAAGTACAGAAACTCACATCAAGTGTCTGAAAGAAAGTATAGGGCAGTAGGGTATTGTTTAGCATATAAACTAAATCTAGCTGTACTTATACTTAGTGCCAATGGGCTGCTCAACAAACAATAGGGGAACTGAGAAAGAGGCATAGACTGACCTCCAAAAGTATCTTGATATAGTAGTTCATGTTCGTCTGAATCACTTTCATCATGTCATTATCTTCAGCACAAACCTTCCCACCAGGGGAGCCCATATTGAGAAGGAAACCACCGTTCACTGAAGCAGTAGCAGATGGAAGACCGGGTGCATTTTGTACAACAACAAATGGAAATGCTAAGAGGTCAATTACCGAATTTATTGTATCTCTAACACCATATTTTCCCCCACCAGGTCCAATCCATGATCGAATAAGCTTAAGATGTGTGTCGGATAATAAATCTGCAATGCACTTGACATGCTCTGTCCTTAACAAAATATGGCGAAATGTGGAAACTCCGCCAGAAAGGCATTGCCATATTGAAGCAATTGTCCTAACAACCCCAGCAGGCGACAATCCTATTTGATCTTGAGCACAGACAGATACTTGTTGAGAAGCATTTGAAACATTGTTAGCCAATAAATCAATAAGAAGCTGTGGAGCACTGCTTGCACACAACTGTTGCACAGCCAAGGGTCCTCCCCAGTTTAGTCTGGAGTCCATCAACCCAACACAGCCATCCCTGATGCCATGCCAGAATGTGAGCATCCCCTTTGGCATGTTGAGGTTTATAGCATTTTCATCAGTTGCTGGACCTCTGAGATAGTCACACAAAGTCGGTGTTCGGGGAATTAAAGGAAGAGCTATTTCAGAGATGGCATTTTCAACCGAAATTCCCATTTCAAGAGACAGAATGGATGCAAGAGCCAGCATAGCAGATGCACAAGCAGGTTGCAGTGACAACTGTGTCCTTTCATCTGAGGAAAAATGGTGTGCTAGAGTAGCAAGCCGAGTTGTTTGCTTTTCTGAAGATGCTGTCAGCATAAACAGTGCAGAATTTCTTCCAGATGATTTCAGACCTTGAGCAACTGTGGCAAGAACAAGACTTGAATGCATAACTAAGATACGGGTATCCATTGCTTTGAGTTTTGTATTATCTGCTTCTCCATTTATCTCTTTATCAGTAACATCACAAAATGATAGCACGGAGAAGATCTCTGAAACTATTGTGCCATCTCCTCCACCACTAACAACTGCCATCACAGGTAGTTTACTTGGCAAACCACAGAGAACATTTACTACCACTTCACTGCGTGTGCAAACTCTCAAGACAAGCTACATAAAGAACATCAGTCGTGTAGTTTAAAGACGAATAAAAAAAGTGCCTTGTATAATAATCAGGAGAAAAAATTAAAGAGTATGTTGCTTAATTGGAGCATGTGTATAACTATGTTGTCATTCACATTTACATGGGAAGCATATAGAGTAGGTAAATAGAAAACTTTAATTTTGCAGATTACTTGATGCTTAGGAGTTAGTTTTAGCTGCATTTGGTTATGAAAATTTTCTAGCTGTGTTTAACTGATCAAAGATCTATTATACTAATGAACTTCGTTATCCAACATAAGATGATTATTTGAAGCCAACGCATCCAACTTCCAAGAAACACAGATACGTGGAAGACATCAAAATCAGCAAGAGAACAATAATACCTGCAACACGGCACCGAGAAAAATCTCATTGCGTTGGCgaagacaaaagaaaacagCAACCTGTATGGATTTCGACTTGAGAAATGCTTTGGTAATGACATCGGTGACCTCTCTTGATTCTGATGCATGAAAGAAACCCTCTTCACGGCCTTTAAGGTCAAGTCGGAGTGTAGAATGGCCTCGCAAAGAATTTAGCGGAAACAAAGATCTCTCTCTCATGGATAGAAGTTCAAATGCATCAATGAGCGACCAAATTCCCCTGCAGGCCTCACAAGCAGCTTTTAACAAAGTCGTCGAGCCCGATATGAGACTCGAGCCTGATGATTCCAAGCATAAGCACAAATAATCCACAACATCCGAAGATTTAGCATGGACCAAAATTTGTTGAAGAGTTTTATTCACCACCGAAGGAGCAGAAGCTGCCTCAGGGGTTGAAGTAGCAGAAGATGCTCTGAGAGACTGTGCTACTTGAGATAACATGATAGCAACACAGGAAGTGCACTCATAAAGAACTCTTCCTGATGCTTCATCACTGCAACTTGTCACCTGCAGAATTTAAAACTTCTGAGTATATCAAGCAAACAAATGTGATTTTTCCTGAAGAACAAAGATAATTGCAAAGAAATGAATATCACCTGTGAATACAATCCAACCATCGTAACCCAATTTTTGAAATAAGGATCACTGAAACCACCTCCACAATCATATATCATTCTTTTTATGGCTGAGAGGCTCTGTCACATAATAAAGCAGATTAACACTCATAATGACTATCACCAGCTTGAACAAACGACTAGAACTCcctaaatgaaaaatcaaacaaattttttaatttaaatagaactAAGTGCTCTAATTTAAATAGTTACAATTATATTTCACTACTGAAAGAGGGAATTTCCACTCCTCGTACACAGAACTTTACAAGAAGAGACTGGCTTCTAATTCAATGTTCTCCCATTTCACaaattaaattcgaaatattttcCACAAGCTGCTATAAAAGATTAAACATGTAAACTGACTCCCACTCACAGGCATTCATGATAACCAAGAGCGACTTTTATGTACCTTTGCAATCAAGTCATTTCCATTTGATGGTTTAAATTGAACTATGGCTGAAGCAAAACCAAGAAGTCCACCGACAATTTCATCCAAAATACCCCTTGTATTGAATGCCTCAGCAGCAATCAAATTTGAAAGGATTCTCAGTGACTGGTTCAAAATAACTTCGTCCAGACCCCTGTTAAAATAAATGACAGGAAACATAACATTCTGTTGAGACAGAGTTAAAATTTATCCGGTAAAAACTGAATGAGATATTGTATGTAAAGCAGCCcctcaaaatattatttatatgatcTTTAAGAAGCTGGCatacaaacaaattaaaatttattttaaggcaAAAATAAACTTCATTGTAGTCCCGCTGACGCAGGGTCTAAACAAGTTATACAGACATCCAACAGCAGCAAAATATCCTTTTCTGTTTGATTCCATCTCTTCACAAAATCTTCTCGAATAATAACATCCTCCTTGCATATACGCTCTCATAGAACAGAATCATGcacaattaagaaaatgatatttaacTTTAGATCATGCTTGTGTTCAAGGAAACCTAATTGAATGACAAGGTAGTTATATCACTTAGTTTCAAAATCATTTTAACAATGCAAACTGGCACTAAATGCTAGTTCAAAACACAATAAGATTATTTACACATGCAGATACATTAAGCAAAATAAACATCAACCAAAAGGCATAATCTAGACTTGCTGATTGTAAAGAAGACTGATTTACATGCAAGACTTTTCTGATCCACTGCACACTTTTTTAAGTGGTAGCATAATAGCAGCCAATGCTTCATTGTCTTGACCAATTAAATTTGCACCCTTGACTGTTCGAGAATTATTCTCCAGTTGATCCAATACTCGGCACCCTGAGCACAAAAGAGGCCATATAGCCacttaaaatacaatattatcCAAATTAAAATAAGTTAAACCATGATACACGGAAAACACTATCCATCTAATACAACCAATCAAACGTAACCTTTCAAGAGAAATAACAAACACATTAATGAAGCATCATTTATATGGCACAATGCTAAAAGCAGCAAAGACCTATAAGAACTGAAAACAGGCGCAAAAGACATTTAAGGTAGCAGATAGCTACTGCCCAAGGTGGAAGGAGTAGGGAATtatctattgaagaatatgaAAGTTATTTTATCCCTATAGGAAATGATGACCATAGAATAGAACAATGTGCAGAATCCAGATATTATTATGAAAGATCATGAAAAACTAGTTAAACATAATACAAGAGAAATCTCAGCATATCAACCAAAATGCAGACAAATCTAGCATTGTCCATAACATCTTAAAAAGCATAAACCCAAGCTCTCCGGAAAGTGGTACAATTGAAACGTAGCATAATTCCAGTACTAAACCCATGGCTTGTACAGCCAGATGATCAGTGTTCTAAAATTCGTCCTAGGAGAAATGTGATTTGTTGGGTTGCCCTAACATACCAAACTCCGTCTTATTATATTGGTACCGCGTAATCCACCTAACGGCGCCTAGTCAGGTCTGGCTTCCAACTAGCCCCTAGCGAATTTTAGAATCTTGCAGATGATAGagtgatatttttatatttatgcaCCAAATAGCAAATGAGAGTTTTTGACTTATTACCTAATGGGTATAGGATAATCCCGTTTCTTAAAACTCATCAAGACATAGATAAACAGGGGCGGAGGCACACTCATATATACTCGGGCTTTAGCCCGGGtgacccaattttttttaaaaaaaatttataagtaaattttttataattttgaaataatatgatattagcccaggtagatcaatttaaaatattaaaagattctagagtttaaaattttagcccggacagagccatatttctggctcTGCCACTGTAGATAAGCtcattcttgaaaaataaaacactTTTGTGAGGTACCATCAGGGAAAAAAGATAACATTGAAGTTCCCCTACATAATTGCAACTATAAATCAGATGTGTGATAGAACATTAAGggaataattttgaaattttggaaaatgcACATGTTGCCAAAATACAACCTGAAAGTTTTGGGTACAGCATAATCATGTGTAAAAAACAAAGTGAAAGACTGCAAAATTTATCAAAAGCAACTTACCTGATTGTGCAGCACCATCCTTATGTGGAAAATTTGGAAGCTCCTCCCTTGGCATGG encodes the following:
- the LOC140979731 gene encoding serine/threonine-protein kinase TIO-like isoform X1 translates to MGVENYHVIELAGEGSFGKVYKGRRKFTGQTVAMKFIPKHGKTEKDILNLRQEIEILRKLKHENIVAMLDSFESPQEFCVVTEFAQGELFEILEDDKCLPEEQVQAIAKQLVRALHYLHSNRIIHRDMKPQNILIGAGSVVKLCDFGFARAMSANTVVLRSIKGTPLYMAPELVREQPYNHTADLWSLGVILYELFVGQPPFYTNSVYALIRHIIKDPVKYPDNMSSNFRSFLKGLLNKVPQNRLTWPALLEHPFVKETQMDEEVSAVTTASPLGFDAALRHERSVQKPHKFVVPESKNYSPSRESEIVQCSPTNIQSKRTNSTVDAMPREELPNFPHKDGAAQSGCRVLDQLENNSRTVKGANLIGQDNEALAAIMLPLKKVCSGSEKSCMGLDEVILNQSLRILSNLIAAEAFNTRGILDEIVGGLLGFASAIVQFKPSNGNDLIAKSLSAIKRMIYDCGGGFSDPYFKNWVTMVGLYSQVTSCSDEASGRVLYECTSCVAIMLSQVAQSLRASSATSTPEAASAPSVVNKTLQQILVHAKSSDVVDYLCLCLESSGSSLISGSTTLLKAACEACRGIWSLIDAFELLSMRERSLFPLNSLRGHSTLRLDLKGREEGFFHASESREVTDVITKAFLKSKSIQVAVFFCLRQRNEIFLGAVLQLVLRVCTRSEVVVNVLCGLPSKLPVMAVVSGGGDGTIVSEIFSVLSFCDVTDKEINGEADNTKLKAMDTRILVMHSSLVLATVAQGLKSSGRNSALFMLTASSEKQTTRLATLAHHFSSDERTQLSLQPACASAMLALASILSLEMGISVENAISEIALPLIPRTPTLCDYLRGPATDENAINLNMPKGMLTFWHGIRDGCVGLMDSRLNWGGPLAVQQLCASSAPQLLIDLLANNVSNASQQVSVCAQDQIGLSPAGVVRTIASIWQCLSGGVSTFRHILLRTEHVKCIADLLSDTHLKLIRSWIGPGGGKYGVRDTINSVIDLLAFPFVVVQNAPGLPSATASVNGGFLLNMGSPGGKVCAEDNDMMKVIQTNMNYYIKILLEVDVPAIILRCLDHMEIKDVSRPVAFISKLSNQHPLAVQLVSKGFLDPTRVRRLLNGPCPREATVDFLMIVSDLARMDKLFYENIKAADILEALKHFLTHEDPNIRSKACSAIGNMCRHSSYFYGLLAKHHIIGVLIDRCSDPDKRTRKFACFAVGNAAYHNDSLYEELRRVIPQLKNLLLSDEEDKTKANAAGALSNLVRNSNLLCEDIVSKGAMQALLKVVADCSKVALNPRKDALNESPLKIALFALFRMCAYPQCRQFIRSSELFPLIAQLRQSPESAIANYASIITSKASES
- the LOC140979731 gene encoding serine/threonine-protein kinase TIO-like isoform X3, with the protein product MIINFSVIILSKVPTFASKDLLTRSANRRVQNSLSEYLHKSPDRAGRSNVLGNNSWEMIRYELFVGQPPFYTNSVYALIRHIIKDPVKYPDNMSSNFRSFLKGLLNKVPQNRLTWPALLEHPFVKETQMDEEVSAVTTASPLGFDAALRHERSVQKPHKFVVPESKNYSPSRESEIVQCSPTNIQSKRTNSTVDAMPREELPNFPHKDGAAQSGCRVLDQLENNSRTVKGANLIGQDNEALAAIMLPLKKVCSGSEKSCMGLDEVILNQSLRILSNLIAAEAFNTRGILDEIVGGLLGFASAIVQFKPSNGNDLIAKSLSAIKRMIYDCGGGFSDPYFKNWVTMVGLYSQVTSCSDEASGRVLYECTSCVAIMLSQVAQSLRASSATSTPEAASAPSVVNKTLQQILVHAKSSDVVDYLCLCLESSGSSLISGSTTLLKAACEACRGIWSLIDAFELLSMRERSLFPLNSLRGHSTLRLDLKGREEGFFHASESREVTDVITKAFLKSKSIQVAVFFCLRQRNEIFLGAVLQLVLRVCTRSEVVVNVLCGLPSKLPVMAVVSGGGDGTIVSEIFSVLSFCDVTDKEINGEADNTKLKAMDTRILVMHSSLVLATVAQGLKSSGRNSALFMLTASSEKQTTRLATLAHHFSSDERTQLSLQPACASAMLALASILSLEMGISVENAISEIALPLIPRTPTLCDYLRGPATDENAINLNMPKGMLTFWHGIRDGCVGLMDSRLNWGGPLAVQQLCASSAPQLLIDLLANNVSNASQQVSVCAQDQIGLSPAGVVRTIASIWQCLSGGVSTFRHILLRTEHVKCIADLLSDTHLKLIRSWIGPGGGKYGVRDTINSVIDLLAFPFVVVQNAPGLPSATASVNGGFLLNMGSPGGKVCAEDNDMMKVIQTNMNYYIKILLEVDVPAIILRCLDHMEIKDVSRPVAFISKLSNQHPLAVQLVSKGFLDPTRVRRLLNGPCPREATVDFLMIVSDLARMDKLFYENIKAADILEALKHFLTHEDPNIRSKACSAIGNMCRHSSYFYGLLAKHHIIGVLIDRCSDPDKRTRKFACFAVGNAAYHNDSLYEELRRVIPQLKNLLLSDEEDKTKANAAGALSNLVRNSNLLCEDIVSKGAMQALLKVVADCSKVALNPRKDALNESPLKIALFALFRMCAYPQCRQFIRSSELFPLIAQLRQSPESAIANYASIITSKASES
- the LOC140979731 gene encoding serine/threonine-protein kinase TIO-like isoform X4, which translates into the protein MSSNFRSFLKGLLNKVPQNRLTWPALLEHPFVKETQMDEEVSAVTTASPLGFDAALRHERSVQKPHKFVVPESKNYSPSRESEIVQCSPTNIQSKRTNSTVDAMPREELPNFPHKDGAAQSGCRVLDQLENNSRTVKGANLIGQDNEALAAIMLPLKKVCSGSEKSCMGLDEVILNQSLRILSNLIAAEAFNTRGILDEIVGGLLGFASAIVQFKPSNGNDLIAKSLSAIKRMIYDCGGGFSDPYFKNWVTMVGLYSQVTSCSDEASGRVLYECTSCVAIMLSQVAQSLRASSATSTPEAASAPSVVNKTLQQILVHAKSSDVVDYLCLCLESSGSSLISGSTTLLKAACEACRGIWSLIDAFELLSMRERSLFPLNSLRGHSTLRLDLKGREEGFFHASESREVTDVITKAFLKSKSIQVAVFFCLRQRNEIFLGAVLQLVLRVCTRSEVVVNVLCGLPSKLPVMAVVSGGGDGTIVSEIFSVLSFCDVTDKEINGEADNTKLKAMDTRILVMHSSLVLATVAQGLKSSGRNSALFMLTASSEKQTTRLATLAHHFSSDERTQLSLQPACASAMLALASILSLEMGISVENAISEIALPLIPRTPTLCDYLRGPATDENAINLNMPKGMLTFWHGIRDGCVGLMDSRLNWGGPLAVQQLCASSAPQLLIDLLANNVSNASQQVSVCAQDQIGLSPAGVVRTIASIWQCLSGGVSTFRHILLRTEHVKCIADLLSDTHLKLIRSWIGPGGGKYGVRDTINSVIDLLAFPFVVVQNAPGLPSATASVNGGFLLNMGSPGGKVCAEDNDMMKVIQTNMNYYIKILLEVDVPAIILRCLDHMEIKDVSRPVAFISKLSNQHPLAVQLVSKGFLDPTRVRRLLNGPCPREATVDFLMIVSDLARMDKLFYENIKAADILEALKHFLTHEDPNIRSKACSAIGNMCRHSSYFYGLLAKHHIIGVLIDRCSDPDKRTRKFACFAVGNAAYHNDSLYEELRRVIPQLKNLLLSDEEDKTKANAAGALSNLVRNSNLLCEDIVSKGAMQALLKVVADCSKVALNPRKDALNESPLKIALFALFRMCAYPQCRQFIRSSELFPLIAQLRQSPESAIANYASIITSKASES